In Leptospira bouyouniensis, the following proteins share a genomic window:
- a CDS encoding biotin--[acetyl-CoA-carboxylase] ligase yields the protein MQYRLLKPELGHRLPSVNSTNEWIRNPEIPFGSWVIAEEQTEGKGRGNNIWQSLGEEPLIFSGKLRLSAAEISLPLLSIFVSSALLKTIFAFFPDREEDTTIKWPNDIYKHEKKVAGILVQSEFTNGVYDVVIGIGLNFFGNLIPEPLIDKATYLCESKMGEGELERFVNHLVIEINQAVINLLDPSQVMKDLVWIEAHSLLKNKVIEAEWEERIVRGRVLGIDELGFLLIMTETGQKIELMDTSPKFRMI from the coding sequence ATGCAGTACCGTCTTTTAAAACCTGAATTAGGCCATCGGTTACCATCTGTCAATTCTACCAACGAATGGATTAGAAATCCTGAAATCCCTTTTGGTTCTTGGGTAATTGCCGAAGAACAAACTGAAGGCAAAGGACGTGGCAATAATATTTGGCAGTCGTTAGGTGAAGAACCTCTGATTTTTTCAGGTAAACTCCGGCTTTCAGCTGCTGAAATTTCTTTGCCTTTATTATCGATTTTTGTTTCATCTGCACTTCTCAAAACAATTTTTGCATTTTTTCCCGATCGTGAAGAAGACACCACCATCAAATGGCCAAATGATATTTATAAACACGAAAAAAAAGTAGCTGGAATTTTGGTACAATCTGAATTCACAAACGGCGTTTATGATGTTGTGATTGGCATTGGACTTAACTTTTTTGGAAATCTAATCCCTGAACCTCTAATCGATAAGGCAACATATTTATGTGAATCCAAAATGGGTGAAGGGGAACTCGAAAGGTTCGTCAATCATTTAGTAATTGAAATCAACCAAGCAGTGATCAATTTACTGGATCCAAGCCAAGTCATGAAAGATTTGGTTTGGATTGAAGCACATTCTTTATTAAAGAACAAGGTCATCGAAGCAGAATGGGAAGAAAGAATCGTAAGAGGAAGAGTTTTGGGAATTGATGAATTAGGATTCCTTCTCATTATGACTGAAACTGGCCAAAAGATTGAACTCATGGACACTTCACCAAAATTTCGGATGATATAA
- a CDS encoding type III pantothenate kinase — MSESPLLLVIDVGNTNTVFGVFREGEETPDFHKRTVTRRDRTSDELGLFLKGFLTQENVKADRVKRAIYSSVVPSLNPIVERMLEDWFDVNPLRVHYQMNLNFGISYPRPFEIGADRLVNAAYCAKTYPGKKAILVDLGTATTFCVISEKPEYIGGVIAPGLKISMDALTRNTAQLPPIVFGSPSRVLGESTVESIQAGFFFGWIGLLKEIVRAIKDEHPGDYVVVGTGGLVTTIHASHNQVFDEIDPMMTLKGLKILADLNS, encoded by the coding sequence ATGTCAGAATCACCATTATTACTAGTTATCGACGTAGGAAACACAAATACAGTATTCGGAGTTTTCCGTGAAGGTGAAGAGACTCCGGATTTCCATAAAAGAACTGTAACTCGAAGGGATCGAACCTCTGATGAACTTGGTCTTTTTCTTAAAGGATTTTTAACACAAGAGAATGTAAAAGCAGATCGAGTTAAGAGGGCAATTTATTCGAGTGTTGTACCTTCTCTCAACCCAATTGTGGAAAGGATGTTAGAAGATTGGTTTGATGTAAATCCTTTGCGGGTTCATTACCAAATGAATTTGAATTTTGGCATCAGTTACCCACGTCCTTTTGAAATTGGAGCGGATCGTTTAGTCAATGCAGCCTATTGTGCAAAAACCTATCCAGGCAAAAAAGCGATTCTCGTAGATTTGGGAACAGCCACCACATTTTGTGTCATTAGCGAAAAACCAGAATATATAGGTGGAGTGATTGCACCTGGATTAAAAATTTCAATGGATGCATTAACAAGGAATACTGCCCAACTACCACCTATTGTATTTGGATCACCATCTAGAGTGTTAGGCGAATCAACTGTTGAGTCAATCCAAGCAGGATTTTTCTTTGGATGGATTGGACTTCTGAAAGAAATAGTCAGAGCCATCAAAGATGAACACCCTGGCGATTATGTGGTTGTGGGAACTGGTGGACTTGTCACAACAATCCATGCATCGCATAACCAAGTATTTGATGAAATAGATCCAATGATGACTTTAAAAGGATTAAAGATTTTAGCCGATTTAAATTCTTAA
- a CDS encoding ArnT family glycosyltransferase, producing MAYASFICISLLFFVQVAINLGVLPVVWPDEVLFYSPSTSFATNGHFKTEVLSGLIPGMESKTLWMPPLYLLFSGFSLSIFPDSLLTLRIANVCIVYLTALSFYFLLKRFHISDVAAQVAFVSVLWEPLIFRFGTVARMEALTAFFFIISLLFATNKKNNKWNPFFAGILLSLSALSHPIGASFGLVTLYLVYKNFDIKNIVWFLLGGIIPILCWFTYIHPNWDWFQIQFGAQLTRKQNLLNTFTLFDKIKIFSFGFGFPKIRLFIILIQLSFLSYLTFKQFRQKDKLSNSWLLFWIWTISVFAALYTSSEGWYVYHIVFPLSMGMAMLVEEKTILNRLPLVGISVSLIAMVSMTNIHWSKSNSDEILTSHFQKIERRLSKSKAVYLQSLPDPYFYLKSKRKDLDILEFIPGELEIPTETYLKTIYSRDSFVFYDETLINETIKEYLGKRKWKREEWDISVPSNHWLHYKTIVYTRQ from the coding sequence GTGGCTTACGCCTCGTTTATTTGCATATCCCTTCTATTCTTCGTCCAAGTTGCCATCAACTTAGGTGTATTACCTGTTGTATGGCCTGATGAAGTTTTGTTTTATTCCCCTTCGACTTCGTTTGCGACCAACGGACATTTCAAAACCGAAGTTCTTTCTGGACTCATTCCAGGAATGGAATCCAAAACACTGTGGATGCCTCCTCTTTATCTATTATTTTCTGGTTTTTCATTATCCATTTTCCCTGATTCATTATTAACGCTTCGCATAGCGAATGTTTGTATTGTTTATTTGACAGCACTTAGTTTTTACTTTTTGTTAAAAAGGTTTCACATTTCAGACGTAGCAGCCCAAGTTGCTTTTGTTAGTGTGCTTTGGGAGCCGCTTATATTCCGTTTTGGAACAGTTGCAAGGATGGAAGCACTCACTGCTTTTTTCTTTATCATCAGCTTATTATTTGCCACGAACAAAAAAAATAATAAATGGAATCCTTTTTTTGCTGGAATCTTATTATCATTGTCTGCACTTTCCCATCCGATCGGAGCATCATTTGGACTTGTAACCTTGTACTTAGTTTATAAGAACTTTGATATCAAAAATATAGTATGGTTTTTGTTAGGTGGAATCATTCCAATACTTTGTTGGTTTACCTACATTCATCCAAATTGGGATTGGTTCCAAATTCAATTTGGAGCACAACTCACAAGAAAACAAAATCTACTCAATACATTTACATTGTTTGATAAAATCAAAATCTTTTCTTTTGGTTTCGGATTTCCAAAAATTCGATTATTTATTATTCTTATCCAGTTATCATTTTTATCGTATCTGACATTCAAACAGTTCCGACAAAAAGACAAACTTTCGAATTCATGGCTTTTATTCTGGATTTGGACGATCTCCGTTTTTGCAGCATTGTACACATCTTCAGAAGGATGGTATGTATACCATATTGTATTCCCATTATCTATGGGTATGGCAATGTTAGTGGAAGAAAAAACCATTTTGAATCGATTGCCTTTGGTTGGTATTTCGGTTTCTTTGATTGCAATGGTTTCTATGACAAATATCCATTGGTCCAAATCGAATTCTGATGAAATCTTAACTTCACACTTCCAAAAAATAGAAAGAAGATTGTCCAAATCAAAGGCAGTTTACCTTCAAAGTTTACCTGATCCTTATTTTTATCTCAAATCGAAACGAAAGGACTTGGATATTTTAGAATTTATACCGGGTGAATTAGAAATCCCAACTGAGACGTACTTAAAAACAATTTATTCAAGAGATAGTTTTGTTTTTTACGATGAAACTTTAATAAATGAAACGATTAAAGAGTATCTTGGTAAACGAAAATGGAAACGGGAAGAATGGGATATTTCAGTTCCATCCAACCATTGGTTGCATTACAAAACAATAGTTTATACCAGGCAGTAA
- a CDS encoding STAS domain-containing protein, with amino-acid sequence MEIKTKKIGKHTLVHLNGRLDITHSDEVEAKLADDVQNGDGDIIINLELISYISSSGIRIFVGMVRELDKQGRKLKLCCITPPVKKVFDVVELLDLFEVFETEQEAVNSLSK; translated from the coding sequence TTGGAAATAAAAACCAAAAAAATCGGAAAGCACACACTCGTTCACCTCAATGGTCGTTTAGACATTACACATTCTGATGAGGTTGAGGCAAAATTAGCCGATGACGTACAAAACGGGGATGGTGACATCATCATCAACCTGGAGCTTATATCCTATATCTCTTCTTCTGGGATTCGTATCTTTGTTGGTATGGTCAGGGAACTCGATAAACAAGGAAGAAAGCTGAAACTCTGTTGCATCACTCCACCTGTAAAAAAGGTTTTTGATGTTGTTGAACTTTTAGATTTGTTTGAAGTTTTCGAAACGGAACAAGAAGCCGTTAACTCTCTCTCAAAGTAG
- a CDS encoding tyrosine-type recombinase/integrase produces the protein MIQNYSLVTILLQRMLNSATFHDKNMLNTNLNLPTFLPHILTVDVCTLGNRLLDQTEVRNLLNRIRGRNHIHYLIIKFLVCTGLSLPELIHLKIADFNSEMDRFHLKNGGRLRRRNIFLEPKFAVELYRYACEFSPSDYLFPGRDGVLRTRTIQKILKTASRLISKEIHIPFLRDVIALDLFQKGFPVWEIQEFLGHRTSRSTRQRIMLHIPETEHKDPRLFTRNRNQAA, from the coding sequence GTGATCCAAAACTACAGTTTGGTGACAATTTTATTGCAGAGAATGTTAAACTCTGCTACATTCCACGACAAAAATATGCTAAATACAAATTTGAATTTACCAACCTTTCTTCCACACATTCTCACAGTTGATGTTTGTACATTAGGGAATCGTCTATTAGACCAGACAGAAGTCCGAAATTTACTCAATCGAATCAGGGGTCGAAATCACATCCACTATTTGATCATCAAGTTTTTAGTTTGTACAGGTTTGTCATTACCGGAACTCATCCATTTAAAAATTGCTGATTTTAATTCCGAAATGGATCGATTTCATTTAAAGAACGGTGGTCGTTTGCGTAGGAGGAACATCTTTCTCGAACCAAAGTTTGCAGTTGAACTTTATCGTTATGCTTGTGAGTTTTCACCCAGTGATTATCTATTCCCTGGACGGGATGGCGTTTTACGCACAAGAACCATCCAAAAAATTTTGAAAACGGCAAGTCGTCTCATTTCAAAAGAAATCCACATTCCCTTCCTAAGAGATGTGATTGCATTGGACTTGTTCCAAAAAGGTTTCCCTGTTTGGGAAATCCAAGAATTTTTGGGCCATAGAACCAGTCGATCCACGAGGCAGAGGATTATGTTGCATATTCCCGAAACAGAACATAAAGACCCTCGACTTTTTACGAGAAACAGAAACCAAGCAGCGTAA
- a CDS encoding toxic anion resistance protein, with protein MDSLELKTNDPELQLTKEDIQKVEELTGQIKLNNPNDIVSYGSSAQAKVSDFADKVLSEIKTKDSGYAGELLNQLLFKIKDLDMDSFAGEGSTLSKIPLIGSLFDASRKFLAKFEDLESQIGKIVDELHSARTNLTKDITLLQALYEKNLEYFKEIQIFIAAGDKKIQELRDKILPEMLEKAKAQGDTLASQQYQDMVQMVDRFEKKIHDLKLTRILSLQTGPQIRLIQSGNQVLVEKIQSSILNTIPLWKNQIVIALGLMRQRKALEAQKQVSKTTNDLIQKNAEMLKSGTVEIAKESEKGIIEIETLKNVNQQLIETITETLKIQEDGRQKRKLAEQEMIKIESDIKQKLLESK; from the coding sequence ATGGACTCGCTGGAACTCAAAACAAATGACCCGGAACTACAACTGACTAAGGAAGACATTCAAAAAGTTGAGGAACTCACCGGACAAATTAAACTCAATAATCCAAATGACATCGTTTCTTATGGATCTTCCGCCCAAGCAAAGGTATCTGATTTTGCAGACAAAGTACTTTCTGAGATAAAAACCAAGGATTCAGGTTATGCGGGAGAACTCCTAAACCAATTATTATTCAAAATCAAGGATTTGGATATGGATAGTTTTGCTGGAGAAGGCAGTACTCTTTCTAAAATTCCACTGATTGGAAGTTTGTTTGATGCCTCTCGAAAATTTTTAGCAAAGTTTGAAGATTTGGAATCACAGATCGGAAAAATAGTCGATGAACTGCATTCAGCAAGAACGAACCTCACAAAAGACATAACTTTATTGCAGGCGTTATACGAAAAAAATTTAGAATATTTCAAAGAGATTCAAATTTTCATCGCAGCAGGAGATAAAAAAATCCAAGAGTTACGTGATAAGATTTTGCCAGAGATGTTAGAAAAAGCGAAAGCTCAAGGTGACACGTTAGCATCTCAACAATACCAAGATATGGTTCAAATGGTGGATCGATTTGAAAAAAAGATTCATGATCTAAAACTCACTAGAATCCTTTCTTTACAAACTGGACCACAAATTCGTTTGATTCAAAGCGGAAACCAAGTTTTGGTCGAAAAAATCCAAAGTTCTATTTTAAATACGATTCCACTATGGAAGAACCAAATCGTCATTGCACTTGGATTGATGCGTCAAAGAAAAGCATTGGAAGCGCAAAAACAAGTTTCGAAAACCACAAATGATCTCATCCAAAAGAATGCAGAAATGTTAAAATCGGGAACAGTTGAGATTGCAAAAGAATCAGAGAAGGGAATCATTGAAATCGAAACCTTAAAAAATGTAAACCAACAGCTGATTGAAACGATCACGGAAACTTTAAAGATCCAAGAAGATGGGCGTCAAAAACGGAAATTGGCCGAACAAGAAATGATAAAAATCGAATCAGATATTAAACAAAAACTTTTGGAATCAAAATAG